Part of the Solanum pennellii chromosome 10, SPENNV200 genome is shown below.
TTTTGCTGTGGAACTTCTATACTTTGGTAGCTTTTCTGGGTTGAATTTCACTCATGATAATGAGGGTTTGATTGGTTTACTATTGAGGAAGATAGTAATGATTGATGTGTATAGAGTTCATGGTTAAATTTGGTATTGGTATTTTAGAGCTGTCTTTACCTCTATGACTGTGCTTGTTTTTGCTCCGagtcaatttcatgatgaagTGTTGAAACTTCTAAGACTATGGATTAAGTTTTGCTGAGAGAAGCTTCGATATTGGCTCTTTTCTCCTAAAGAATCTAGCTTTGTTCTGTTtgtgtttatttcttttatttttgaagaggTTATAGTGCATGCTGacatttttggtttgtttttgtTCCCAttccttttttgtttcttcCATCATGTTCTGTGACCAATAGGTTTGGTTAAGCTTTCTCATGATTGCAGTTCTGTTTTGCTACTTGAGAATATGCAGGTTGCTCTGTAATACCACTATATTATGGTGATACAAGAAGGGTCTGATAGTAATTGGATGCTGGGATATGAATAATATGATTAGGATGATGATCTTATGGTTAGATTTAATGTCTAAAACTTCGTTTTTCCTTACAGGGTAAGAAGAGAAAAGATACAATCTGCATCGCCCTTGCTGATGACACCTGTGACGTGCCAAAGATTAGGATGAACAAGGTTGTCAGAAATAACCTAAGGGTTCGACTTGGTGATGTTGTCTCTGTGCATCAGTGTCCTGATGTCAAATATGGCAAACGCGTACACATTCTTCCCATTGATGACACCATTGAAGGAGTCACTGGGAACCTCTTTGATGCTTACTTGAAGCGTAAGTATTATGTGTTTTGAAATATCATCTGTCTGCTAGCTTGCCACTGCTACTATTAATTTGGATATTTGATTTTGGTGTATGCATGCAATAAATAGGCTGGACTTAGGTTACAGTATACACCTAAGAGTGCAATGAATATGATCTCCAGTTAATTATAATCAGCATTCGTGTTTCTTGTTGAAGTAATGTATTCACATCCTAGTTGTGTATACAAACACTGATATGATCTTgtgtctttattttatttatctgcAGCCTATTTTCTTGAAGCATACAGACCGGTTAGGAAGGGTGATCTTTTTCTGGTAAGGGGGGGAATGAGAAGTGTTGAGTTCAAGGTAATCGAGACTGATCCTGCTGAATACTGTGTCGTTGCCCCTGATACTGAAATATTTTGTGAGGGTGAACCTGTGATTAGGGAAGATGAGAATAGACTAGATGAGGTTGGTTATGACGATGTTGGTGGTGTgcgtaaacaaatggctcagaTAAGGGAGCTTGTTGAGCTGCCACTAAGGCACCCACAACTCTTCAAATCTATTGGTGTCAAGCCTCCCAAAGGAATTTTGTTGTATGGACCTCCTGGATCAGGAAAGACTTTAATAGCCCGAGCTGTTGCAAATGAGACTGGTGCGTTCTTTTTCTGCATTAATGGTCCAGAGATCATGTCTAAATTGGCGGGCGAAAGTGAAAGTAATCTCAGAAAAGCATTTGAAGAAGCTGAGAAGAATGCACCATCAATTATTTTCATCGACGAAATTGATTCAATAGCTCCTAAACGTGAGAAGACAAATGGAGAGGTGGAGCGGAGGATTGTCTCCCAGCTTTTGACACTTATGGATGGACTTAAGTCACGTGCCCATGTAATTGTTATGGGTGCCACTAATCGCCCCAATAGCATTGACCCTGCCTTAAGAAGGTTCGGTAGATTTGACAGGGAAATAGACATTGGTGTTCCGGATGAAGTGGGGCGTCTTGAGGTGCTTCGTATCCATACAAAGAACATGAAGCTTGCTGAAGAagtaatttttcattttcaactttttactGTTCTCAAATCTTCTTCCATCAAGACTTGCATTTTATTAACTTTGGGATCTTTCATTGCAGGTTGATTTAGAAAGAATTTGCAAAGACACTCATGGTTATGTTGGAGCTGATTTAGCAGCTTTGTGTACCGAGGCTGCACTTCAATGCATCAGAGAGAAGATGGACGTGATAGATTTGGAGGATGAGACCATTGATGCAGAGATTCTGAACTCTATGGCTGTGACAAATGAGCACTTCCAAACTGCTCTTGGGACGAGCAATCCTTCTGCCTTGCGTGAAACCGTAAGTCTGATTctcttattttctatatatgacACCTACTAAATCTCATTTGATTTTAACTATGCAACTTTTGTCTGAGCAGGTTGTTGAAGTTCCCAATGTTTCATGGGAGGATATTGGAGGACTTGAGAATGTCAAGCGTGAGCTCCAAGAGGTATGTTTAGGGTCCTAATGAAATgaccattttaatttatttttaatctgcTGTTCTTTTCacattaattgtttttattttcaatcaaCTTGTTGCGCAGACTGTTCAATATCCAGTGGAGCATCCTGAGAAATTCGAGAAGTTTGGTATGTCTCCCTCGAAGGGAGTCCTTTTCTATGGCCCACCTGGATGTGGTAAAACTTTGCTCGCAAAGGCCATTGCAAATGAATGCCAGGCTAACTTCATCAGTATCAAGGGTCCAGAGCTGCTTACCATGTGGTTTGGTGAGAGTGAAGCCAACGTTAGAGAAATATTTGACAAGGCCCGACAATCTGCTCCGTGTGTCCTGTTTTTTGATGAACTGGACTCAATCGCCACACAGGTTTGTTACCTTGTTCTTAACCAGTAATCTATGGCTTCTTTGTGGTATTTATTTGTCCATCTTACTGATTGATCTTAAATTTTTCAGAGAGGAAGTAGTTCGGGAGACGCTGGGGGAGCTGCTGACAGAGTTTTGAATCAACTCCTTACTGAAATGGATGGCATGAACGCTAAGAAAACTGTGTTCATTATTGGTGCAACCAATAGGCCAGATATTATTGATCCTGCACTTTTGCGTCCTGGTCGTCTTGACCAATTGATTTATATTCCTCTCCCTGATGAAGATTCTCGTCACCAAATTTTCAAGGCATGCCTGAGGAAATCACCTCTTTCTAAGGATATCGATCTAAGAGCTCTTGCAAAGTATACACAGGGCTTTAGTGGAGCTGACATTACAGAGATCTGTCAACGTGCTTGCAAATACGCCATCAGAGAAAACATTGAGAAAGTAAGTTCCTGTGCTCCTCTAGTCCGTTGATAACTATTAGTCTAGCATCCGTTGGTTACAGAAAATTAACATGTTCGTTTGCAGGATATCGAGAGGGAGAAAAGGAGAAGTGAGAATCCTGAAGCCATGGAGGAAGACGTTGAAGACGAGGTACCTGAGATCAAGGCTGCTCATTTTGAGGAATCAATGAAGTACGCCAGGAGGAGTGTCAGTGACGCTGATATTCGGAAGTACCAAGCTTTCGCTCAGACGTTGCAACAGTCCAGAGGTTTCGGTTCTGAATTCCGATTTTCCGAGACCAGCACTGCAGGGGCAACTGGAACTGCTGCTGACCCCTTTGCAACTTCAGCTGGTGGAGCAGATGAAGATGACCTGTATAGTTAAGGTTGTCCAAGTTTTACTTTCATATTTTACATACATTTGGAACTCTGTATT
Proteins encoded:
- the LOC107002175 gene encoding cell division cycle protein 48 homolog isoform X3, whose product is MTITPCCKGTKRDFSTAILERKKSPNRLVVDEATNDDNSVVAIHPDTMEKLQLFRGDTILIKGKKRKDTICIALADDTCDVPKIRMNKVVRNNLRVRLGDVVSVHQCPDVKYGKRVHILPIDDTIEGVTGNLFDAYLKPYFLEAYRPVRKGDLFLVRGGMRSVEFKVIETDPAEYCVVAPDTEIFCEGEPVIREDENRLDEVGYDDVGGVRKQMAQIRELVELPLRHPQLFKSIGVKPPKGILLYGPPGSGKTLIARAVANETGAFFFCINGPEIMSKLAGESESNLRKAFEEAEKNAPSIIFIDEIDSIAPKREKTNGEVERRIVSQLLTLMDGLKSRAHVIVMGATNRPNSIDPALRRFGRFDREIDIGVPDEVGRLEVLRIHTKNMKLAEEVDLERICKDTHGYVGADLAALCTEAALQCIREKMDVIDLEDETIDAEILNSMAVTNEHFQTALGTSNPSALRETVVEVPNVSWEDIGGLENVKRELQETVQYPVEHPEKFEKFGMSPSKGVLFYGPPGCGKTLLAKAIANECQANFISIKGPELLTMWFGESEANVREIFDKARQSAPCVLFFDELDSIATQRGSSSGDAGGAADRVLNQLLTEMDGMNAKKTVFIIGATNRPDIIDPALLRPGRLDQLIYIPLPDEDSRHQIFKACLRKSPLSKDIDLRALAKYTQGFSGADITEICQRACKYAIRENIEKDIEREKRRSENPEAMEEDVEDEVPEIKAAHFEESMKYARRSVSDADIRKYQAFAQTLQQSRGFGSEFRFSETSTAGATGTAADPFATSAGGADEDDLYS
- the LOC107002175 gene encoding cell division cycle protein 48 homolog isoform X2, which encodes MTNKAESSDSKGTKRDFSTAILERKKSPNRLVVDEATNDDNSVVAIHPDTMEKLQLFRGDTILIKGKKRKDTICIALADDTCDVPKIRMNKVVRNNLRVRLGDVVSVHQCPDVKYGKRVHILPIDDTIEGVTGNLFDAYLKPYFLEAYRPVRKGDLFLVRGGMRSVEFKVIETDPAEYCVVAPDTEIFCEGEPVIREDENRLDEVGYDDVGGVRKQMAQIRELVELPLRHPQLFKSIGVKPPKGILLYGPPGSGKTLIARAVANETGAFFFCINGPEIMSKLAGESESNLRKAFEEAEKNAPSIIFIDEIDSIAPKREKTNGEVERRIVSQLLTLMDGLKSRAHVIVMGATNRPNSIDPALRRFGRFDREIDIGVPDEVGRLEVLRIHTKNMKLAEEVDLERICKDTHGYVGADLAALCTEAALQCIREKMDVIDLEDETIDAEILNSMAVTNEHFQTALGTSNPSALRETVVEVPNVSWEDIGGLENVKRELQETVQYPVEHPEKFEKFGMSPSKGVLFYGPPGCGKTLLAKAIANECQANFISIKGPELLTMWFGESEANVREIFDKARQSAPCVLFFDELDSIATQRGSSSGDAGGAADRVLNQLLTEMDGMNAKKTVFIIGATNRPDIIDPALLRPGRLDQLIYIPLPDEDSRHQIFKACLRKSPLSKDIDLRALAKYTQGFSGADITEICQRACKYAIRENIEKDIEREKRRSENPEAMEEDVEDEVPEIKAAHFEESMKYARRSVSDADIRKYQAFAQTLQQSRGFGSEFRFSETSTAGATGTAADPFATSAGGADEDDLYS
- the LOC107002175 gene encoding cell division cycle protein 48 homolog isoform X1, encoding MRYRKTGLFVSSIVWQSQRKRSLWISLASHGMTITPCCKGTKRDFSTAILERKKSPNRLVVDEATNDDNSVVAIHPDTMEKLQLFRGDTILIKGKKRKDTICIALADDTCDVPKIRMNKVVRNNLRVRLGDVVSVHQCPDVKYGKRVHILPIDDTIEGVTGNLFDAYLKPYFLEAYRPVRKGDLFLVRGGMRSVEFKVIETDPAEYCVVAPDTEIFCEGEPVIREDENRLDEVGYDDVGGVRKQMAQIRELVELPLRHPQLFKSIGVKPPKGILLYGPPGSGKTLIARAVANETGAFFFCINGPEIMSKLAGESESNLRKAFEEAEKNAPSIIFIDEIDSIAPKREKTNGEVERRIVSQLLTLMDGLKSRAHVIVMGATNRPNSIDPALRRFGRFDREIDIGVPDEVGRLEVLRIHTKNMKLAEEVDLERICKDTHGYVGADLAALCTEAALQCIREKMDVIDLEDETIDAEILNSMAVTNEHFQTALGTSNPSALRETVVEVPNVSWEDIGGLENVKRELQETVQYPVEHPEKFEKFGMSPSKGVLFYGPPGCGKTLLAKAIANECQANFISIKGPELLTMWFGESEANVREIFDKARQSAPCVLFFDELDSIATQRGSSSGDAGGAADRVLNQLLTEMDGMNAKKTVFIIGATNRPDIIDPALLRPGRLDQLIYIPLPDEDSRHQIFKACLRKSPLSKDIDLRALAKYTQGFSGADITEICQRACKYAIRENIEKDIEREKRRSENPEAMEEDVEDEVPEIKAAHFEESMKYARRSVSDADIRKYQAFAQTLQQSRGFGSEFRFSETSTAGATGTAADPFATSAGGADEDDLYS